AAAATGATTGCCTATGGTTTGGGTGTTGGTCTATCTTTAGTAGTAATCGGACTTATACTTGACTTCCATTACAAATGGGACTTCCAATACAGTTTCTTTTTCTTCACGCAGCTCAATTATTGGGGTAGTGTTTTGATGGCCTTGGGTTACGTTGGTATCATTATGCTACTCACTAAAGATTCTACAAGAAGTTTTCTGGCCAAAAAAATAGCGGCCGTTGGGCGTACGGCTTTAAGTACTTATTTGCTCCAGTCTATTATCTGCGGATTTATTTTCTATGGTCACGGTTTAGGGCTCTTCGGGGACCTCGATCGTTCGGCACAAGCCGTACTTGTACTGGCTATTTGGGTATTTAACATCGCTTTTTCCAATATCTGGCTGAGTTATTTCAGATATGGTCCATTCGAATGGCTGTGGCGCTCTTTGTCCTATGGAAAGTTCCAGCCTCTCATGAAAGATTAATTACCCTTGGTAATATTCCGCATTAATGAGCTCTTCCTGATCCTCTGATTTTACGGCAAAATTGAACCCTTTGTGAATAGCATATGCTCCGTATTCACCGTCCTTACTCAAGGCAAGAAAGCCTACCTGTAGGTCTTTATAATTGTCTGGATATTTCCGTACAATACGTTCGACGGCCTGCTTACATGCCTCTCGCGGTGCCAGGCCTTGGCGCATTAGCTCTACAATCATATGAGCACCACAAATTTTAATAACAAACTCACCTAAGCCTGTCGCGGTAACAGCGCCTATTTCGTTATCGACGTAAAGCCCTGCTCCAATAATTGGTGAGTCTCCCACTCGGCCATGCATTTTCCAAGCGGCACCACTGGTAGTGCATGCGCCTGACAAGTTTCCGGCATCATCTAAGGCTACCATACCGATCGTATCGTGGTTTTCGATATTAATCTTCGGTTTATAGTCTTGGTTTTTTAGCCAGTTTTTCCATGCTTTTTCTGACTTTTCTGTCAGGAGGTTTTCTTCTTTAAAGCCCTTTTCCACGGCAAATTGACGCGCTCCCTCACCAACAAGCATCACGTGAGGTGTATCGTCCATCACCTTTCTAGCTACTGAAATGGGATGCTTTATATTCTGAAGAAAAGCTACAGATCCACAGTTCTCAAACTCATCCATGATGCAAGCATCCAAAGTCACCACGCCATCGCGATCAGGAAAACCACCAATACCAACGGTCGCATTATTAGGGTCAGCCTCCGTTACACGTACACCTTGCTCTACCGCATCTACGGCTCTACCTTTGGCCGAAAGTACTTGCCAAGCAGACTTATTAGCGTCTAAACCATGATTCCAAGTAGAAATAACAATCGGTTTTTTTACCGGCTTTTTCTGTGGTTCCGAAGCACAAGCCATGCTGCTAAAACCAGCTGTGGTTACCGCTAATCCACTAAAAATGGAGGATTTCAAGAATTTTCGTCTGTCTGCCATAGTTGTAGTTTGCCCTAAGTTATCGAAATCGACATTAAGTTTTTAACCGTTTATCAATGCATTTCATTTTTGATTCAAACTCGATATCTTCCGAAATGAAAAACCTATTTTTTGGACTAATCACCTCTTTAGTCCTGTTGAGTTGTCAGTCTGAAGCTCCAGAAGTTATTACCCCGCAGATTGTACCACAACCCCTCGAGCTTAATTACAACCTCAACAAGCATTTTTACCTGAATAGTCGGCCCATTCTATTGTCAGAAACTGAAAGTGCCGATAAGGCCATGGGCTTTTTGCACGATTACCTGAAATCAGCTGGCTGGTCGGCCGAACTGCATGAGTCTGGTAACGCACAAATTCATTTCAAATATAATGGCGAAATGCAGGGTGAGGCCTATGCCTTAAAAGTAGACCATGAGGGTGTGACTATTCGAGCCAATACCGATGTTGGGTTTTTCTACGGTGTGCAATCGTTGGTTCAAATGCTGCCTACAGATAAGCAAATTGCTGTTTTGCCTTATATGGCACTGCTCGACAAACCGCGGTTCAGTTGGAGGGGGCTGCACCTAGATGTGGGACGCCACTTTTATTCTGTAGACTTCATTAAGAAGTATATCGACCTGATGGCATTCTACAAATTGAATACTTTTCATTGGCACTTGACTGAAGATCAGGGGTGGAGGATCGAAATAAAGAAGTACCCTAAGCTTACGGCTGTGGGTAGTCAAAGAAAAGAGACAATCAAGGAGAAAAACTTCAACCCTTATATCGGTGATGGAAAACTTTATGGAGGTTTTTATACACAAGATGAGGTCAAAGAAATCGTTGCTTATGCTGCTGAGCGGCATGTCACTGTTGTACCTGAAATAGAAATGCCTGGGCACAGTCTGGCGGCGCTGGCGGCTTACCCCGAGTTAGGTTGTGGCCCTGGCCCTTATGAAGTGGGCACACGCTGGGGGGTGTATGAAGATATTTATTGCCCAAGTGAAAAGACTTTCGCGTTTTTGGAAGATGTATTGAAGGAAGTAATCGATTTATT
This is a stretch of genomic DNA from Roseivirga misakiensis. It encodes these proteins:
- a CDS encoding isoaspartyl peptidase/L-asparaginase family protein, coding for MADRRKFLKSSIFSGLAVTTAGFSSMACASEPQKKPVKKPIVISTWNHGLDANKSAWQVLSAKGRAVDAVEQGVRVTEADPNNATVGIGGFPDRDGVVTLDACIMDEFENCGSVAFLQNIKHPISVARKVMDDTPHVMLVGEGARQFAVEKGFKEENLLTEKSEKAWKNWLKNQDYKPKINIENHDTIGMVALDDAGNLSGACTTSGAAWKMHGRVGDSPIIGAGLYVDNEIGAVTATGLGEFVIKICGAHMIVELMRQGLAPREACKQAVERIVRKYPDNYKDLQVGFLALSKDGEYGAYAIHKGFNFAVKSEDQEELINAEYYQG
- a CDS encoding beta-N-acetylhexosaminidase, whose translation is MKNLFFGLITSLVLLSCQSEAPEVITPQIVPQPLELNYNLNKHFYLNSRPILLSETESADKAMGFLHDYLKSAGWSAELHESGNAQIHFKYNGEMQGEAYALKVDHEGVTIRANTDVGFFYGVQSLVQMLPTDKQIAVLPYMALLDKPRFSWRGLHLDVGRHFYSVDFIKKYIDLMAFYKLNTFHWHLTEDQGWRIEIKKYPKLTAVGSQRKETIKEKNFNPYIGDGKLYGGFYTQDEVKEIVAYAAERHVTVVPEIEMPGHSLAALAAYPELGCGPGPYEVGTRWGVYEDIYCPSEKTFAFLEDVLKEVIDLFPGDYIHIGGDEAPKAVWKKSKLAQQVIKREGLKDEFELQSYFIKRIEKFLVSKGKKLIGWDEILEGGLAPEATVMSWRGENGGIEAAENGHDVVMSPNADMYFDHYQANPENQPLAIGGYTTLESVYHYEPIPAALDSEHHKHVLGAQANVWTEYMKTSDYVEYMAYPRVVALAETVWTDPAKKDWARFQEKMQQQYKLLDARGVNYFNAATDTVKVAPNE